In Helianthus annuus cultivar XRQ/B chromosome 3, HanXRQr2.0-SUNRISE, whole genome shotgun sequence, a single window of DNA contains:
- the LOC110929137 gene encoding uncharacterized protein LOC110929137, which translates to MFLATSKPPFFPLIFYSSALGFPSLPGGSSGGVRMELVRKLGRKCCVVQSVDKNRKLEVIEAGDNVVSGEDVFDQVSAGAKVPPDHLLIMVNGIIGSAADWRYAAKQFVKRLPDKVIVHCSDCNSATLTFDGVDRMGERLAEEVLTVVQRWPEVSKISFIAHSLGGLVARYAIGRLYENVPIRRSSNLLQNDSEQSLEQLFEAKIGGLQPVNFITVATPHLGSRGHRQLPFLCGLPFLERRAPQTAHWIVGRSGKHLFLTDNDNGGRPLLLQMVNDTENIKFMSALGSFKRRVAYANANFDQVVGWRTSSIRRQHELPKSNLLVKDEKYPHIMYVERETSDAIQNGISSVDIPQNLEEEMIRGLTQVPWERVDVSFHKSTQRYIAHTTIQVKNYWLNSDGADVVLHMIDNFLL; encoded by the exons ATGTTTCTTGCCACTTCAAAACCCCCTTTCTTCCCCTTAATCTTCTATTCATCCGCCCTAGGGTTTCCATCTCTGCCCGGTGGTAGTTCCGGTGGCGTACGGATGGAATTGGTCCGGAAATTGGGGCGAAAGTGCTGTGTTGTTCAGTCTGTTGATAAGAATCGGAAACTGGAAGTGATTGAGGCTGGTGATAATGTGGTTAGTGGTGAAGATGTTTTTGATCAGGTGTCTGCCGGAGCAAAGGTTCCGCCTGATCATCTGTTAATCATGGTTAATGGGATCATTGGCAG TGCTGCAGATTGGAGATATGCTGCTAAGCAATTTGTGAAGAGACTTCCTGATAAAGTAATTGTTCACT GTAGTGATTGCAATTCTGCGACTTTGACTTTCGACGGTGTAGACAGAATGGGTGAAAGATTAGCCGAAGAG GTATTGACAGTTGTTCAAAGATGGCCTGAGGTGTCCAAGATCTCCTTTATTGCACATTCATTGGGTGGCCTCGTTGCCCGTTACGCTATTGGCAGGCTTTATGAAAATGTTCCTATTAGGCGATCCTCGAATTTATTACAAAACGATTCAGAACAATCCCTTGAACAGTTATTTGAAGCTAAAATCGGTGGTTTGCAACCAGTTAACTTTATTACTGTCGCAACTCCGCATCTTGGTTCTAGAGGACATAGGCAG CTTCCATTTCTTTGTGGTCTTCCGTTTCTTGAACGAAGGGCCCCACAAACCGCACACTGGATAGTTGGTAGATCCGGAAAGCATCTCTTCCTTACTGACAATGATAACGGGGGACGTCCCCTTCTCCTTCAGATGGTTAACGACACCGAAAATATCAAGTTCAT GTCTGCTTTGGGTTCTTTTAAGCGCCGTGTGGCTTATGCTAATGCCAACTTTGACC AGGTGGTTGGGTGGAGAACATCATCAATTCGCCGTCAACATGAACTTCCAAAG TCAAATCTTCTTGTAAAGGACGAGAAGTACCCACATATCATGTATGTGGAGCGGGAAACGAGTGATGCAATCCAGAATGGCATTTCTTCTGTAGATATACCACAAAATTTGGAAG AGGAGATGATCAGAGGTCTTACTCAAGTACCGTGGGAACGTGTTGATGTTAGCTTCCATAAAAGCACACAACGATATATTGCACACACTACAATTCAG GTGAAGAACTATTGGTTAAATTCTGATGGTGCTGACGTGGTTCTGCATATGATCGATAACTTTCTTTTATAG